The Solanum lycopersicum chromosome 6, SLM_r2.1 genome has a window encoding:
- the LOC101261421 gene encoding glutamate receptor 2.8 isoform X1 encodes MQNPRCSFLILFIQLVSIISFCSYARQIRGEDNKTSAIEVDVGIILDLETNVGKVMNISILLALADYHANASRGAIKIVPHFRDSKRNDVEAASSAINLLKDVQVQAIFGPQMSTQTDFVIDIGNRTKVPIISPATSPSLSVKENPFFIRGALPSSSQTKAIAAIVRNYDWRQVVIIYEDSSYGTGIVPHLTDALLEINTLVSYRSVLSPSANDDEILKELYNLNTKQTRVFIVHLQPYLASRLFLKAKEAGMMNSGYAWIITDVLTSLLDSVDNSVIESSMQGVLGIKPYIPRSNELNNYTRRWRKRFRQEYPDMDPVQLNVYGLWAYDSITALTKAIAKVGTTIIPKFKKADTRENLTDLDALGTSEFGSLLLDSMQNTTLETGLSGEFRIFDGELQLYTYEIVNIIGKGERSVGFWTEKDGILHKLKINSKTAKSMNEQLAAIIWPGESTIVPRGWEIPTSGEKLKVGVPVKGGLEQFIKVEINAKTQAVTVTGFIPDVFKEVIEHLPYAIPYEFIPFPIDSPTSQDYDNLVYKISSKEYDAVVGDVTILASRAKYVDFTLPFSESGISAVVSVGNDDRKNAWIFLKPLKSELWITTGGFFIFIGFVVWVLEHRVNKEFRGPKHKQVGMIFWFSFSTLVFAHRERVTSNFTRFVLIVWVFVVLVLTSSYTANLTSMLTVQQLQPSITDLNDLIKNGEYVGYQEGSFVKDILKHMKFDSSKFRSYSTLEEYSDALSRGSKNGGVGAIVDELPYLRLFLNKYCRKYIMVGPTYKAAGFGFAFPKGSPLVPDVSRAVLLVMEGEFMNNIIQKWFGNETECPKQDGMVIASSLTLDSFKGLFLIAGVSAGSALLLFFLIFLYQNREILATDDSVWQKLCAIANAFDKEKDNPNSMSQKPSEGNEIQTATLFAESEASTEILPNLSLQSPEIKISDGLGASPPPEGFSTTEPGTPVHENITRITEEI; translated from the exons ATGCAAAATCCAAGATGCAGCTTTCTAATTCTTTTCATTCAACTTGTTTCCATCATTAGCTTTTGCTCCTATGCAAGGCAAATAAGAGGTGAAGATAATAAAACTAGTGCTATAGAGGTGGATGTGGGCATAATTCTTGATCTGGAAACAAATGTGGGAAAAGTAATGAACATATCTATCTTACTAGCCCTTGCAGATTACCATGCCAACGCTAGTCGCGGTGCCATTAAGATAGTTCCTCATTTCAGGGATTCCAAGAGAAATGATGTTGAAGCAGCATCTTCTG CCATAAACTTGCTAAAGGATGTCCAAGTGCAAGCTATCTTTGGGCCACAAATGTCTACACAAACTGATTTTGTGATTGACATAGGGAACAGAACAAAAGTCCCTATCATTTCTCCAGCAACAAGTCCTTCACTCTCAGTCAAGGAAAATCCCTTTTTCATTAGAGGAGCACTTCCTTCTTCCAGCCAGACTAAAGCCATTGCAGCAATTGTCAGAAACTATGATTGGAGGCAGGTTGTGATCATCTACGAGGATAGCTCCTATGGAACTGGGATAGTTCCACATCTGACTGATGCCTTGCTGGAAATCAACACTTTAGTCTCCTATAGAAGTGTTCTTTCTCCTTCAGCCAATGATGATGAAATCCTCAAGGAGTTATACAATTTGAACACAAAGCAGACCAGGGTATTCATCGTGCACTTGCAACCATATCTTGCCTCACGCCTTTTTCTCAAGGCCAAAGAAGCTGGAATGATGAACAGTGGATATGCATGGATCATCACAGATGTGCTAACAAGTCTTCTGGATTCGGTAGATAATTCAGTCATTGAGTCATCAATGCAAGGTGTTCTTGGTATAAAACCTTATATTCCAAGATCAAATGAGCTAAACAATTACACGAGGAGATGGAGAAAGAGATTCCGTCAAGAGTATCCAGACATGGACCCAGTTCAGCTCAATGTTTACGGACTATGGGCATATGATAGCATCACCGCATTAACAAAAGCAATAGCAAAAGTGGGCACTACCATTATCCCAAAATTCAAGAAAGCTGACACTAGAGAGAATTTAACGGACTTAGATGCACTTGGAACCTCAGAATTTGGTTCTCTGCTCCTTGACTCTATGCAAAATACAACACTAGAAACAGGACTAAGTGGTGAATTCCGTATCTTTGATGGAGAATTGCAGCTATACACATATGAGATTGTGAATATAATTGGGAAAGGAGAGAGAAGCGTTGGATTCTGGACAGAGAAGGATGGCATTTTGCATAAACTGAAGATAAATAGTAAAACAGCTAAGAGTATGAATGAGCAACTAGCAGCCATCATTTGGCCCGGTGAATCTACTATTGTTCCGAGAGGCTGGGAAATACCCACCAGTGGGGAGAAGTTGAAGGTTGGAGTTCCTGTCAAAGGAGGGCTGGAGCAATTTATTAAAGTGGAAATCAATGCCAAAACACAAGCAGTAACTGTAACTGGTTTCATTCCAGATGTCTTCAAAGAAGTCATCGAACATTTGCCATATGCCATCCCTTATGAATTTATTCCATTTCCAATAGATAGCCCCACTTCTCAAGACTATGATAATCTTGTTTACAAGATCTCCTCAAAG GAATATGATGCAGTTGTAGGTGATGTGACCATCTTAGCGAGCCGAGCCAAGTATGTTGATTTCACATTACCTTTTTCAGAGTCTGGCATATCTGCTGTTGTGTCGGTAGGGAATGACGATAGAAAGAATGCTTGGATTTTCTTGAAACCGCTAAAGAGCGAGCTTTGGATAACAACAGGAggattcttcatcttcattgGTTTTGTTGTTTGGGTACTTGAACATCGTGTAAACAAAGAGTTTCGAGGACCCAAACACAAGCAAGTTGGGATGATATTCTGGTTTTCCTTCTCAACTCTCGTTTTTGCTCATA GAGAGAGGGTAACTAGTAACTTTACAAGATTTGTGCTGATTGTGTGGGTTTTCGTGGTTCTGGTGCTGACATCAAGTTATACTGCCAACTTAACATCTATGTTGACAGTGCAACAGCTCCAACCTTCTATAACTGACCTTAATGATCTCATCAAGAATGGAGAATATGTTGGGTACCAAGAAGGTTCATTTGTCAAAGACATCTTGAAGCACATGAAGTTTGACAGTTCCAAGTTCAGAAGTTATAGCACATTGGAAGAGTATAGTGATGCCCTCTCAAGAGGAAGTAAAAATGGAGGTGTAGGTGCAATTGTTGATGAACTACCTTATCTCAGACTCTTCCTCAACAAGTACTGCAGGAAGTATATTATGGTCGGTCCGACATACAAGGCTGCTGGCTTTGGATTC GCATTTCCAAAAGGATCTCCTTTGGTACCTGATGTCTCGAGAGCAGTCTTGCTGGTGATGGAAGGAGAGTTTATGAACAACATAATACAGAAATGGTTTGGGAATGAAACAGAATGTCCAAAGCAAGATGGAATGGTTATAGCATCTAGCCTCACACTAGATAGTTTTAAGGGCCTTTTCCTCATAGCTGGTGTATCAGCAGGCTCCGCTCTTCTCCTATTCTTCCTCATCTTCCTTTATCAGAATAGAGAAATCTTAGCCACTGATGATTCAGTGTGGCAAAAGCTTTGTGCAATAGCAAATGCCTTTGATAAAGAGAAAGACAACCCTAATTCTATGTCACAAAAGCCATCTGAAGGCAATGAAATTCAAACAGCTACGCTGTTTGCAGAAAGTGAAGCTTCTACTGAAATATTGCCCAACCTTTCTTTGCAAAGCCCAGAAATCAAAATTTCCGACGGCCTAGGAGCATCCCCTCCACCTGAAGGATTCTCTACAACAGAACCTGGAACTCCAGTTCATGAAAACATTACAAGGATAACTGAAGAGATATAA
- the LOC101261421 gene encoding glutamate receptor 2.8 isoform X2, with amino-acid sequence MNISILLALADYHANASRGAIKIVPHFRDSKRNDVEAASSAINLLKDVQVQAIFGPQMSTQTDFVIDIGNRTKVPIISPATSPSLSVKENPFFIRGALPSSSQTKAIAAIVRNYDWRQVVIIYEDSSYGTGIVPHLTDALLEINTLVSYRSVLSPSANDDEILKELYNLNTKQTRVFIVHLQPYLASRLFLKAKEAGMMNSGYAWIITDVLTSLLDSVDNSVIESSMQGVLGIKPYIPRSNELNNYTRRWRKRFRQEYPDMDPVQLNVYGLWAYDSITALTKAIAKVGTTIIPKFKKADTRENLTDLDALGTSEFGSLLLDSMQNTTLETGLSGEFRIFDGELQLYTYEIVNIIGKGERSVGFWTEKDGILHKLKINSKTAKSMNEQLAAIIWPGESTIVPRGWEIPTSGEKLKVGVPVKGGLEQFIKVEINAKTQAVTVTGFIPDVFKEVIEHLPYAIPYEFIPFPIDSPTSQDYDNLVYKISSKEYDAVVGDVTILASRAKYVDFTLPFSESGISAVVSVGNDDRKNAWIFLKPLKSELWITTGGFFIFIGFVVWVLEHRVNKEFRGPKHKQVGMIFWFSFSTLVFAHRERVTSNFTRFVLIVWVFVVLVLTSSYTANLTSMLTVQQLQPSITDLNDLIKNGEYVGYQEGSFVKDILKHMKFDSSKFRSYSTLEEYSDALSRGSKNGGVGAIVDELPYLRLFLNKYCRKYIMVGPTYKAAGFGFAFPKGSPLVPDVSRAVLLVMEGEFMNNIIQKWFGNETECPKQDGMVIASSLTLDSFKGLFLIAGVSAGSALLLFFLIFLYQNREILATDDSVWQKLCAIANAFDKEKDNPNSMSQKPSEGNEIQTATLFAESEASTEILPNLSLQSPEIKISDGLGASPPPEGFSTTEPGTPVHENITRITEEI; translated from the exons ATGAACATATCTATCTTACTAGCCCTTGCAGATTACCATGCCAACGCTAGTCGCGGTGCCATTAAGATAGTTCCTCATTTCAGGGATTCCAAGAGAAATGATGTTGAAGCAGCATCTTCTG CCATAAACTTGCTAAAGGATGTCCAAGTGCAAGCTATCTTTGGGCCACAAATGTCTACACAAACTGATTTTGTGATTGACATAGGGAACAGAACAAAAGTCCCTATCATTTCTCCAGCAACAAGTCCTTCACTCTCAGTCAAGGAAAATCCCTTTTTCATTAGAGGAGCACTTCCTTCTTCCAGCCAGACTAAAGCCATTGCAGCAATTGTCAGAAACTATGATTGGAGGCAGGTTGTGATCATCTACGAGGATAGCTCCTATGGAACTGGGATAGTTCCACATCTGACTGATGCCTTGCTGGAAATCAACACTTTAGTCTCCTATAGAAGTGTTCTTTCTCCTTCAGCCAATGATGATGAAATCCTCAAGGAGTTATACAATTTGAACACAAAGCAGACCAGGGTATTCATCGTGCACTTGCAACCATATCTTGCCTCACGCCTTTTTCTCAAGGCCAAAGAAGCTGGAATGATGAACAGTGGATATGCATGGATCATCACAGATGTGCTAACAAGTCTTCTGGATTCGGTAGATAATTCAGTCATTGAGTCATCAATGCAAGGTGTTCTTGGTATAAAACCTTATATTCCAAGATCAAATGAGCTAAACAATTACACGAGGAGATGGAGAAAGAGATTCCGTCAAGAGTATCCAGACATGGACCCAGTTCAGCTCAATGTTTACGGACTATGGGCATATGATAGCATCACCGCATTAACAAAAGCAATAGCAAAAGTGGGCACTACCATTATCCCAAAATTCAAGAAAGCTGACACTAGAGAGAATTTAACGGACTTAGATGCACTTGGAACCTCAGAATTTGGTTCTCTGCTCCTTGACTCTATGCAAAATACAACACTAGAAACAGGACTAAGTGGTGAATTCCGTATCTTTGATGGAGAATTGCAGCTATACACATATGAGATTGTGAATATAATTGGGAAAGGAGAGAGAAGCGTTGGATTCTGGACAGAGAAGGATGGCATTTTGCATAAACTGAAGATAAATAGTAAAACAGCTAAGAGTATGAATGAGCAACTAGCAGCCATCATTTGGCCCGGTGAATCTACTATTGTTCCGAGAGGCTGGGAAATACCCACCAGTGGGGAGAAGTTGAAGGTTGGAGTTCCTGTCAAAGGAGGGCTGGAGCAATTTATTAAAGTGGAAATCAATGCCAAAACACAAGCAGTAACTGTAACTGGTTTCATTCCAGATGTCTTCAAAGAAGTCATCGAACATTTGCCATATGCCATCCCTTATGAATTTATTCCATTTCCAATAGATAGCCCCACTTCTCAAGACTATGATAATCTTGTTTACAAGATCTCCTCAAAG GAATATGATGCAGTTGTAGGTGATGTGACCATCTTAGCGAGCCGAGCCAAGTATGTTGATTTCACATTACCTTTTTCAGAGTCTGGCATATCTGCTGTTGTGTCGGTAGGGAATGACGATAGAAAGAATGCTTGGATTTTCTTGAAACCGCTAAAGAGCGAGCTTTGGATAACAACAGGAggattcttcatcttcattgGTTTTGTTGTTTGGGTACTTGAACATCGTGTAAACAAAGAGTTTCGAGGACCCAAACACAAGCAAGTTGGGATGATATTCTGGTTTTCCTTCTCAACTCTCGTTTTTGCTCATA GAGAGAGGGTAACTAGTAACTTTACAAGATTTGTGCTGATTGTGTGGGTTTTCGTGGTTCTGGTGCTGACATCAAGTTATACTGCCAACTTAACATCTATGTTGACAGTGCAACAGCTCCAACCTTCTATAACTGACCTTAATGATCTCATCAAGAATGGAGAATATGTTGGGTACCAAGAAGGTTCATTTGTCAAAGACATCTTGAAGCACATGAAGTTTGACAGTTCCAAGTTCAGAAGTTATAGCACATTGGAAGAGTATAGTGATGCCCTCTCAAGAGGAAGTAAAAATGGAGGTGTAGGTGCAATTGTTGATGAACTACCTTATCTCAGACTCTTCCTCAACAAGTACTGCAGGAAGTATATTATGGTCGGTCCGACATACAAGGCTGCTGGCTTTGGATTC GCATTTCCAAAAGGATCTCCTTTGGTACCTGATGTCTCGAGAGCAGTCTTGCTGGTGATGGAAGGAGAGTTTATGAACAACATAATACAGAAATGGTTTGGGAATGAAACAGAATGTCCAAAGCAAGATGGAATGGTTATAGCATCTAGCCTCACACTAGATAGTTTTAAGGGCCTTTTCCTCATAGCTGGTGTATCAGCAGGCTCCGCTCTTCTCCTATTCTTCCTCATCTTCCTTTATCAGAATAGAGAAATCTTAGCCACTGATGATTCAGTGTGGCAAAAGCTTTGTGCAATAGCAAATGCCTTTGATAAAGAGAAAGACAACCCTAATTCTATGTCACAAAAGCCATCTGAAGGCAATGAAATTCAAACAGCTACGCTGTTTGCAGAAAGTGAAGCTTCTACTGAAATATTGCCCAACCTTTCTTTGCAAAGCCCAGAAATCAAAATTTCCGACGGCCTAGGAGCATCCCCTCCACCTGAAGGATTCTCTACAACAGAACCTGGAACTCCAGTTCATGAAAACATTACAAGGATAACTGAAGAGATATAA
- the LOC101261421 gene encoding glutamate receptor 2.8 isoform X3, with translation MSTQTDFVIDIGNRTKVPIISPATSPSLSVKENPFFIRGALPSSSQTKAIAAIVRNYDWRQVVIIYEDSSYGTGIVPHLTDALLEINTLVSYRSVLSPSANDDEILKELYNLNTKQTRVFIVHLQPYLASRLFLKAKEAGMMNSGYAWIITDVLTSLLDSVDNSVIESSMQGVLGIKPYIPRSNELNNYTRRWRKRFRQEYPDMDPVQLNVYGLWAYDSITALTKAIAKVGTTIIPKFKKADTRENLTDLDALGTSEFGSLLLDSMQNTTLETGLSGEFRIFDGELQLYTYEIVNIIGKGERSVGFWTEKDGILHKLKINSKTAKSMNEQLAAIIWPGESTIVPRGWEIPTSGEKLKVGVPVKGGLEQFIKVEINAKTQAVTVTGFIPDVFKEVIEHLPYAIPYEFIPFPIDSPTSQDYDNLVYKISSKEYDAVVGDVTILASRAKYVDFTLPFSESGISAVVSVGNDDRKNAWIFLKPLKSELWITTGGFFIFIGFVVWVLEHRVNKEFRGPKHKQVGMIFWFSFSTLVFAHRERVTSNFTRFVLIVWVFVVLVLTSSYTANLTSMLTVQQLQPSITDLNDLIKNGEYVGYQEGSFVKDILKHMKFDSSKFRSYSTLEEYSDALSRGSKNGGVGAIVDELPYLRLFLNKYCRKYIMVGPTYKAAGFGFAFPKGSPLVPDVSRAVLLVMEGEFMNNIIQKWFGNETECPKQDGMVIASSLTLDSFKGLFLIAGVSAGSALLLFFLIFLYQNREILATDDSVWQKLCAIANAFDKEKDNPNSMSQKPSEGNEIQTATLFAESEASTEILPNLSLQSPEIKISDGLGASPPPEGFSTTEPGTPVHENITRITEEI, from the exons ATGTCTACACAAACTGATTTTGTGATTGACATAGGGAACAGAACAAAAGTCCCTATCATTTCTCCAGCAACAAGTCCTTCACTCTCAGTCAAGGAAAATCCCTTTTTCATTAGAGGAGCACTTCCTTCTTCCAGCCAGACTAAAGCCATTGCAGCAATTGTCAGAAACTATGATTGGAGGCAGGTTGTGATCATCTACGAGGATAGCTCCTATGGAACTGGGATAGTTCCACATCTGACTGATGCCTTGCTGGAAATCAACACTTTAGTCTCCTATAGAAGTGTTCTTTCTCCTTCAGCCAATGATGATGAAATCCTCAAGGAGTTATACAATTTGAACACAAAGCAGACCAGGGTATTCATCGTGCACTTGCAACCATATCTTGCCTCACGCCTTTTTCTCAAGGCCAAAGAAGCTGGAATGATGAACAGTGGATATGCATGGATCATCACAGATGTGCTAACAAGTCTTCTGGATTCGGTAGATAATTCAGTCATTGAGTCATCAATGCAAGGTGTTCTTGGTATAAAACCTTATATTCCAAGATCAAATGAGCTAAACAATTACACGAGGAGATGGAGAAAGAGATTCCGTCAAGAGTATCCAGACATGGACCCAGTTCAGCTCAATGTTTACGGACTATGGGCATATGATAGCATCACCGCATTAACAAAAGCAATAGCAAAAGTGGGCACTACCATTATCCCAAAATTCAAGAAAGCTGACACTAGAGAGAATTTAACGGACTTAGATGCACTTGGAACCTCAGAATTTGGTTCTCTGCTCCTTGACTCTATGCAAAATACAACACTAGAAACAGGACTAAGTGGTGAATTCCGTATCTTTGATGGAGAATTGCAGCTATACACATATGAGATTGTGAATATAATTGGGAAAGGAGAGAGAAGCGTTGGATTCTGGACAGAGAAGGATGGCATTTTGCATAAACTGAAGATAAATAGTAAAACAGCTAAGAGTATGAATGAGCAACTAGCAGCCATCATTTGGCCCGGTGAATCTACTATTGTTCCGAGAGGCTGGGAAATACCCACCAGTGGGGAGAAGTTGAAGGTTGGAGTTCCTGTCAAAGGAGGGCTGGAGCAATTTATTAAAGTGGAAATCAATGCCAAAACACAAGCAGTAACTGTAACTGGTTTCATTCCAGATGTCTTCAAAGAAGTCATCGAACATTTGCCATATGCCATCCCTTATGAATTTATTCCATTTCCAATAGATAGCCCCACTTCTCAAGACTATGATAATCTTGTTTACAAGATCTCCTCAAAG GAATATGATGCAGTTGTAGGTGATGTGACCATCTTAGCGAGCCGAGCCAAGTATGTTGATTTCACATTACCTTTTTCAGAGTCTGGCATATCTGCTGTTGTGTCGGTAGGGAATGACGATAGAAAGAATGCTTGGATTTTCTTGAAACCGCTAAAGAGCGAGCTTTGGATAACAACAGGAggattcttcatcttcattgGTTTTGTTGTTTGGGTACTTGAACATCGTGTAAACAAAGAGTTTCGAGGACCCAAACACAAGCAAGTTGGGATGATATTCTGGTTTTCCTTCTCAACTCTCGTTTTTGCTCATA GAGAGAGGGTAACTAGTAACTTTACAAGATTTGTGCTGATTGTGTGGGTTTTCGTGGTTCTGGTGCTGACATCAAGTTATACTGCCAACTTAACATCTATGTTGACAGTGCAACAGCTCCAACCTTCTATAACTGACCTTAATGATCTCATCAAGAATGGAGAATATGTTGGGTACCAAGAAGGTTCATTTGTCAAAGACATCTTGAAGCACATGAAGTTTGACAGTTCCAAGTTCAGAAGTTATAGCACATTGGAAGAGTATAGTGATGCCCTCTCAAGAGGAAGTAAAAATGGAGGTGTAGGTGCAATTGTTGATGAACTACCTTATCTCAGACTCTTCCTCAACAAGTACTGCAGGAAGTATATTATGGTCGGTCCGACATACAAGGCTGCTGGCTTTGGATTC GCATTTCCAAAAGGATCTCCTTTGGTACCTGATGTCTCGAGAGCAGTCTTGCTGGTGATGGAAGGAGAGTTTATGAACAACATAATACAGAAATGGTTTGGGAATGAAACAGAATGTCCAAAGCAAGATGGAATGGTTATAGCATCTAGCCTCACACTAGATAGTTTTAAGGGCCTTTTCCTCATAGCTGGTGTATCAGCAGGCTCCGCTCTTCTCCTATTCTTCCTCATCTTCCTTTATCAGAATAGAGAAATCTTAGCCACTGATGATTCAGTGTGGCAAAAGCTTTGTGCAATAGCAAATGCCTTTGATAAAGAGAAAGACAACCCTAATTCTATGTCACAAAAGCCATCTGAAGGCAATGAAATTCAAACAGCTACGCTGTTTGCAGAAAGTGAAGCTTCTACTGAAATATTGCCCAACCTTTCTTTGCAAAGCCCAGAAATCAAAATTTCCGACGGCCTAGGAGCATCCCCTCCACCTGAAGGATTCTCTACAACAGAACCTGGAACTCCAGTTCATGAAAACATTACAAGGATAACTGAAGAGATATAA